One Roseimaritima multifibrata DNA window includes the following coding sequences:
- a CDS encoding sensor histidine kinase translates to MSSSSRNATAKNANAEDTQRIEAERLSAVLQMISGLAHESRNAIQRAQSCLELLELGASDDEEQQKLTASIHLALADLHQTYEDVKTYATPIKLTYSLTDLKQLCQSVFDEVAGSVAGKRASLDFIEKPPCGKTMVDSTQLRLVLRNVFRNAIAASDNDTRIEVHCHEIELDDQPAIEIRIRDHGSGLDSSIKSQLFEPFVTTKQRGVGLGLATSRRIVKAHGGEINIANHPGGGVEVQVLIPR, encoded by the coding sequence ATGTCATCTTCATCCAGAAATGCAACTGCGAAAAATGCCAATGCCGAAGATACCCAGCGGATCGAAGCCGAACGCTTATCGGCCGTTTTGCAAATGATCAGCGGGCTGGCTCATGAAAGCCGCAATGCGATTCAACGCGCTCAGTCGTGCTTGGAACTGCTTGAACTGGGCGCGAGCGATGATGAGGAGCAACAGAAGCTGACCGCCAGCATCCACCTCGCGCTCGCAGATTTGCACCAGACGTATGAAGACGTCAAAACGTACGCCACGCCAATTAAGCTGACATACTCGCTGACCGATCTAAAACAGCTCTGCCAGTCGGTGTTTGATGAGGTGGCTGGTTCCGTTGCTGGTAAACGCGCATCGTTAGATTTCATTGAGAAGCCCCCCTGCGGCAAAACGATGGTCGATTCGACGCAGCTGCGATTGGTGCTGCGAAATGTGTTCCGCAATGCGATCGCCGCGAGCGACAACGACACTCGGATCGAAGTGCATTGCCACGAAATCGAACTTGATGACCAGCCCGCGATAGAAATCCGAATTCGTGACCACGGCAGCGGATTGGATTCCTCGATTAAAAGCCAACTGTTTGAACCGTTCGTGACAACCAAGCAACGGGGCGTGGGATTGGGCCTGGCCACCAGCCGGCGGATCGTCAAAGCCCACGGCGGCGAAATCAACATAGCAAACCATCCGGGCGGTGGCGTCGAGGTGCAAGTGCTCATTCCGCGATAA